In a single window of the Candidatus Alcyoniella australis genome:
- a CDS encoding C25 family peptidase propeptide domain-containing protein, with protein sequence MVSMLWTIAVAQERADFLRFDPQGVVDRTDFELSVVSRSADELVLRLSVPGVFYQDQQAQDREFKRLYLPGEGMTQQVGLPELPLIRERLEVPAGVSIGVRLIEADHGVISGIVPWPFQAPLLEGQQAASFDFDEQAYAVAGLYPAQLIEVSEVGQMRGTSVVTISFAPLRYDAAKGELQTTRSATFALTFEYGQDPGNDADPAAQTAKPSCR encoded by the coding sequence ATGGTATCAATGCTGTGGACGATCGCCGTGGCGCAAGAGCGCGCGGACTTCCTGCGCTTCGATCCTCAAGGCGTGGTCGACCGCACGGATTTCGAGCTGAGCGTGGTCAGCCGTAGCGCGGACGAGCTGGTTTTACGCTTGAGCGTGCCCGGCGTGTTCTACCAGGATCAACAGGCCCAGGACCGCGAATTCAAGCGGTTGTATCTGCCGGGCGAGGGCATGACCCAACAGGTCGGACTGCCCGAGCTGCCGCTGATCCGCGAGCGGCTGGAGGTGCCCGCGGGCGTGAGCATTGGGGTGCGGCTGATCGAGGCGGACCACGGCGTGATAAGCGGGATCGTGCCCTGGCCGTTTCAGGCGCCGCTGCTCGAGGGGCAACAGGCCGCAAGCTTCGACTTTGACGAGCAGGCCTACGCCGTTGCCGGACTCTATCCCGCGCAGTTGATCGAAGTTTCCGAGGTAGGGCAGATGCGCGGGACCAGCGTGGTCACCATCAGCTTTGCGCCCCTGCGCTACGATGCGGCCAAAGGCGAGCTGCAAACGACCCGTAGCGCGACTTTCGCCCTGACCTTCGAGTACGGACAAGACCCTGGGAACGACGCCGATCCTGCGGCCCAAACGGCAAAGCCTAGCTGTCGGTAA
- a CDS encoding DUF362 domain-containing protein produces MSNPSKVFMIDLRAHNKRNLFQRIDALLDAAGFEQIDFKDRLTAIKLHFGEAGCTAFIRPVFVRHFVQRLLRAGARPALMDTNTLYRGSRSDSVKHLHTALQNGFGYSSVGAPLIIADGLKGTSCVKVRVDCPQLAQVSIGADLHHSQALLSLAHFKLHELTGFGGAIKNIGMGGADRAGKLLQHSTVNPYIDQETCIACGDCAIQCNFDAIEIPEGGKASIDPDKCSGCGSCIVVCPVGAIRTKMNAGAEHCQMRMAEHALGLLSSKAGRALFVNFITDVSPACDCYSHSDAPIVADIGIVASRDPVALDQACIDLLNAAPGLQNTALKSAHAPGADKARDIYPSIDWTVQLKHGERIGLGSREYELISVR; encoded by the coding sequence ATGAGTAATCCTAGCAAGGTATTCATGATCGACCTGCGCGCCCACAACAAGCGCAACCTGTTTCAGCGCATCGACGCGTTACTCGACGCCGCGGGCTTCGAGCAGATCGACTTCAAAGATCGGCTGACCGCAATCAAGCTGCACTTCGGCGAGGCCGGCTGCACCGCTTTTATCAGGCCGGTGTTTGTGCGCCACTTCGTGCAGCGCCTGCTGCGCGCCGGGGCCCGACCGGCGCTGATGGACACCAACACGCTCTACCGCGGCTCGCGCTCGGATTCTGTTAAGCATCTGCACACCGCGCTGCAAAACGGCTTCGGCTACTCCTCGGTCGGCGCGCCGCTGATTATCGCCGACGGGCTCAAGGGCACCTCGTGCGTCAAAGTGCGCGTGGATTGCCCGCAGCTGGCCCAGGTCAGCATCGGCGCGGACCTGCACCACAGTCAGGCGCTGCTCTCGCTGGCGCACTTCAAGCTGCACGAGCTGACCGGGTTCGGCGGCGCGATCAAGAACATCGGCATGGGCGGCGCGGACCGCGCGGGCAAGCTTTTGCAACACTCGACGGTCAACCCCTACATCGACCAGGAGACGTGCATCGCCTGCGGCGACTGCGCGATCCAGTGCAACTTCGACGCGATCGAAATTCCCGAGGGGGGCAAGGCGTCGATCGACCCGGATAAGTGCAGCGGCTGCGGAAGCTGCATCGTGGTCTGCCCGGTAGGCGCGATCCGCACCAAGATGAACGCCGGGGCCGAGCACTGCCAGATGCGGATGGCCGAACACGCCCTGGGCCTGCTCTCGAGCAAGGCCGGACGCGCGCTGTTCGTCAACTTCATCACCGACGTCTCGCCCGCCTGCGACTGCTACTCGCACTCCGACGCGCCGATCGTCGCCGACATCGGCATTGTCGCCTCGCGCGATCCCGTGGCCCTGGATCAAGCCTGCATCGACCTGCTCAACGCCGCGCCGGGACTGCAAAATACCGCGCTGAAATCGGCTCACGCGCCGGGCGCGGACAAGGCGCGCGACATCTACCCGAGCATCGACTGGACCGTGCAGCTTAAGCACGGGGAGCGCATCGGCCTGGGCAGCCGGGAGTACGAGCTGATCTCGGTCCGATGA
- a CDS encoding glycosyltransferase family 39 protein, with the protein MPKYLSLAILLLVMALSAALHGQWIASDQAVLEIDTVDHIQAFQKYRFVHGDPRLPLGDRLHGAFGYQYFTSVPPLIFWMTWPLVSAYGSSLNVVRSVAVIALLLYLLSIYLLAARLGGPWAGAAGACLAAWFADVSLLGHVYGTFLLAPACVTLAIWACLTSEGFTRLWRCVLAGVLMAAAMWSERGIPQIYLVAPLALIVLHALWQLRNEQRSPRRFALGATLALVLPTLAALPFIVGYIQTNSTHNSDLISVPLYPYRDQWYYYLKKGPRIVLGYSNTVLFLVSLVLVFKKRLAGRWLLGLWIAAPLIFFSAISTKDFVYLAGITTPVAALIGLAIASLKNNRRRVALLLPFLVLGFLQSAPRVLPWNWLTRLAREHPIVLQWQRPPPDATLPQSAKPLEDQARQMLERVNADEHAVLCILYTGRQYPVGGANPENEAKRLQFTLTLLRPWSVAVLVYGPRGMMLLEQPYERMRRIVEQRSRMAARLLDPLSHDFDSLQLIVGRYGQGGFQGFIRAKDRRAGGNVIVKDSDGFRHPPFVIDPARIRPRQVDRIYTTGELPITVWRDQPITTSEEEP; encoded by the coding sequence ATGCCCAAATACCTCTCCCTGGCGATACTGCTGCTGGTGATGGCGCTGAGCGCTGCGCTGCACGGCCAGTGGATCGCCAGCGACCAGGCCGTGCTCGAGATCGACACCGTCGATCACATCCAGGCCTTCCAGAAGTACCGTTTCGTGCACGGCGATCCACGGCTGCCCCTGGGCGATCGGCTGCACGGCGCCTTTGGCTACCAGTACTTCACCAGCGTGCCGCCGCTGATTTTCTGGATGACCTGGCCGCTGGTCTCGGCCTACGGCTCGAGCCTCAACGTGGTGCGCTCGGTGGCCGTGATCGCGCTGCTGCTCTACCTTCTATCCATCTACCTGCTCGCGGCCCGGCTGGGCGGACCGTGGGCCGGAGCTGCCGGCGCCTGCCTAGCCGCCTGGTTCGCCGACGTCAGCCTGCTGGGTCACGTCTACGGCACGTTCCTGCTCGCACCGGCCTGCGTGACCCTGGCGATCTGGGCCTGCCTGACCTCCGAAGGGTTCACCCGGCTGTGGCGTTGCGTTCTGGCCGGTGTGCTCATGGCCGCGGCGATGTGGTCCGAGCGCGGCATCCCGCAGATCTACCTCGTTGCGCCGCTGGCGCTGATCGTGCTCCACGCGCTTTGGCAACTGCGTAACGAACAGCGATCGCCGCGGCGCTTCGCCCTGGGAGCGACCCTGGCCCTGGTGCTGCCTACCCTGGCCGCCCTGCCCTTCATCGTGGGCTACATTCAGACCAACTCCACGCACAACTCGGACCTGATCTCCGTGCCGCTCTACCCCTACCGCGACCAGTGGTACTACTACCTGAAGAAGGGGCCGCGGATCGTGCTGGGCTACAGCAACACCGTGCTGTTCCTGGTCTCGCTGGTGTTGGTCTTTAAAAAAAGGCTGGCCGGACGCTGGCTGCTCGGGCTGTGGATCGCCGCGCCGCTGATATTCTTTTCAGCGATCTCCACCAAGGACTTCGTCTACCTCGCCGGAATCACCACGCCGGTCGCGGCGCTGATCGGACTGGCGATAGCTTCGCTGAAGAACAACCGCCGACGCGTTGCGCTGCTGCTGCCGTTTCTGGTGCTCGGTTTTTTACAGTCCGCGCCGCGGGTGCTGCCCTGGAACTGGTTGACCCGGTTGGCCCGGGAGCACCCGATCGTGCTGCAGTGGCAACGTCCGCCGCCCGACGCCACGCTGCCGCAAAGCGCCAAGCCGCTGGAGGATCAGGCCCGGCAGATGCTCGAGCGCGTGAACGCGGACGAGCACGCGGTGCTGTGCATCCTCTACACCGGCCGACAATATCCCGTTGGCGGGGCCAACCCCGAAAACGAGGCCAAGCGCCTACAGTTCACCCTGACCCTCCTGCGCCCCTGGTCCGTGGCCGTGTTGGTCTACGGGCCGCGGGGAATGATGCTGCTCGAACAACCCTACGAGCGCATGCGGCGCATCGTCGAGCAACGCAGCCGCATGGCCGCGCGCTTACTCGATCCGCTGAGCCACGATTTCGACTCGCTGCAGCTGATCGTCGGGCGCTACGGCCAGGGCGGGTTCCAAGGATTCATCCGCGCTAAAGACCGCCGGGCAGGCGGCAACGTGATCGTCAAGGACAGCGACGGATTCCGGCATCCGCCGTTCGTGATCGACCCAGCGCGCATCAGGCCGCGACAGGTCGACCGGATCTACACCACCGGCGAGCTGCCGATCACGGTCTGGCGCGACCAACCCATCACGACATCGGAGGAAGAGCCATGA
- the fbp gene encoding class 1 fructose-bisphosphatase, whose amino-acid sequence MQSQTMTRFIFENQRHFPEARGKLSGLLAQIELACKIISREVNKAGLVEVLGLTGSRNVQGEQVRKLDVYANEVMKHVLGSSGYLNSMASEEEESAVCVQAEHLRGDYVVSFDPLDGSSNIDANVSIGTIFSIHRSREEPGLEGGLLQPGRKQVAAGYVVYGSSTILVYTTGSGVHGFTLDPSMGEFLLSHENITIPASGKLYSVNEGNYPYWDDATREYIGYIKQMDRSTGRPYSLRYIGSLVADFHRTLLYGGIFLYPRDSKDPRKSSGKLRLLYEASPLAFIVEQAGGRASDGRRSILDIEPQSLHQRVPLIIGSAKEVDLYEKFIKQGVKTS is encoded by the coding sequence ATGCAAAGCCAAACCATGACACGCTTCATTTTCGAGAACCAACGCCATTTTCCCGAGGCGCGTGGCAAGCTCTCGGGGTTGTTGGCGCAGATCGAGCTGGCATGCAAGATTATCTCGCGCGAGGTCAATAAGGCGGGCCTGGTCGAAGTCCTGGGCCTGACCGGCAGCCGCAACGTCCAGGGCGAACAGGTGCGCAAGCTCGACGTCTACGCCAACGAGGTGATGAAGCACGTGCTGGGCAGCTCGGGTTATCTAAACTCGATGGCCAGCGAGGAAGAAGAGAGCGCGGTCTGCGTGCAGGCCGAACACCTGCGCGGAGACTATGTTGTCTCCTTCGACCCGCTGGACGGCAGCAGCAACATCGACGCCAACGTCTCGATCGGCACGATCTTCTCGATCCACCGCTCGCGCGAAGAGCCGGGGCTCGAGGGCGGTCTGCTCCAGCCGGGGCGCAAACAGGTCGCGGCCGGATACGTGGTCTACGGCTCGTCGACGATCCTGGTCTACACCACCGGCAGCGGCGTGCACGGTTTTACCCTCGACCCGTCGATGGGCGAGTTCCTGCTCTCGCACGAGAACATCACGATTCCCGCCAGCGGCAAGCTCTACTCGGTCAACGAGGGCAACTACCCGTATTGGGACGATGCGACCCGGGAGTACATCGGCTACATCAAACAGATGGACCGCTCTACGGGGCGGCCTTACTCGTTGCGCTATATAGGCAGCCTGGTGGCCGACTTCCACCGTACGCTGCTCTACGGCGGGATCTTTCTCTATCCGCGCGACTCCAAGGATCCGCGCAAGAGCTCGGGCAAGCTGCGGCTGCTGTACGAGGCCTCTCCGCTGGCCTTCATCGTTGAGCAGGCCGGCGGCCGCGCCAGCGACGGGCGGCGCAGTATCCTCGACATCGAACCTCAGTCTCTGCACCAGCGCGTGCCGCTGATTATCGGCAGCGCCAAGGAAGTCGATCTCTATGAAAAGTTCATAAAACAGGGCGTAAAAACAAGTTAA
- a CDS encoding DPP IV N-terminal domain-containing protein: MKAMSAKLVLAAVVITLVLASVPQTASASFFLWDGEITHNELDWKYFETEHFIIYYYDQTEYSARVLSKYIEDIHDTITTYFNFEPAHKTRITIIDTEDYSNGFAAYNFDWITLWTNNLYITLRGRQDHIKSVFAHEYGHIVSLKAAAVFRENMIGLVVGGTRSSQKYNFDIGVGYFWGSENLPTWMVEGVAQYSDQLYGTDNFDTHREMLLRMAVLEDTILTMDQMDIIYDKDNFIQSELVYNQGYSMTNYIGETYGMDMNAKMWHQAGLEWQNLAYGTVIKRELGINRDELYNRWKEWLLNKYTRELEGIYGNEYKGTEMEFWDWLPPKAERTDQDKWMEGIHNLQAKYSPDGEYLAFASSAGSGSYYPNLYVRKTHPDLEEKNDEKPVFVAKLPAEGFDWSPDSTKIVYVKHAAEPYRHDYRQEIFVYDVEKEVHTRVTHQVRAFNPAWSPTEDKIAFTVANNGQLSLAILDYPNYGGYYKLVEFNDMTQCGWPTFSPDGTKIAFLMYRHGRQDIWLINSDGTDLRPLTYDRFDNRDASWMPDGKSIVFSSDRTGIFNVYKMDIETHELTQLTNVIGGAFWPWISPNGEGETVINYAYFTAHGFRLHEMKFDEFYGKKVEDYYFDVTEEEIAANLASLDPIPEIVGHDYAVWNGPLGIWPIWAEHRGRWVIYPEFMYEDQRFKAGFTTIAIDQAERNLVVGEMLFGEETEYHLWYENYMLPFTTFLSLHRIFPINSSEFDALHFKLKASFDAAFYLMGARYTFKGNNWYFYYFFKDIRVEQPGMRMRQFTGRSLNLAYSNDSIIDYRLDGSANPRGGSSFFFEFMYANPNIKEPFTGASMGSDLSAIYGDTENYYTKYDTETDDSLYPLPDYGYWGFNVNYQKYFPIPFWGTTPRSKYDLTAGKGWAYQWYKLDHTLNFKFIGGFVHSTVPEDFGWGNSYGRVHWYDRFAAGGMTFSGTRAYSNNGTFLGYERYTLEGETMAVAGLEYRFPIIRDIDTKFGPFYFDAVYGAVFGDAGNLWSHVNKQKDFYNPAKIFDDNGDGEFTLADDLLYDVGGELRFTMFLFNGFWNSFIKVAHGFQDEERDKFPVRWYLGLGTDFD; encoded by the coding sequence ATGAAAGCGATGAGCGCCAAACTGGTTTTGGCCGCTGTCGTGATAACCCTCGTTTTGGCCTCAGTGCCCCAGACGGCCTCGGCGTCCTTCTTCCTCTGGGATGGAGAGATCACGCATAACGAGCTGGACTGGAAGTACTTCGAGACCGAGCACTTCATAATCTACTATTACGACCAGACCGAATATTCGGCGCGGGTGCTCTCCAAGTACATTGAGGACATCCACGACACGATCACGACCTATTTCAACTTCGAGCCCGCGCATAAAACTCGGATCACGATCATCGATACCGAGGACTATTCCAACGGTTTCGCAGCGTACAACTTCGATTGGATCACGCTGTGGACCAACAACCTCTACATCACACTGCGCGGGCGCCAAGACCACATCAAGTCGGTCTTCGCCCACGAGTACGGCCACATTGTCAGCCTCAAGGCCGCGGCGGTATTCCGCGAGAACATGATCGGCCTGGTGGTCGGTGGTACGCGCTCGAGCCAGAAATACAATTTCGACATCGGCGTCGGCTACTTCTGGGGCTCCGAGAACCTGCCGACCTGGATGGTCGAGGGCGTGGCCCAGTATTCCGACCAACTCTACGGCACCGACAACTTCGATACCCATCGTGAGATGTTGCTTCGTATGGCGGTCCTCGAGGATACGATCCTCACAATGGACCAGATGGACATCATCTACGACAAGGACAACTTCATCCAAAGCGAGCTGGTCTACAACCAGGGCTACTCGATGACCAACTACATCGGCGAAACATACGGCATGGATATGAACGCCAAGATGTGGCATCAGGCCGGCCTGGAGTGGCAGAATCTCGCATACGGCACGGTGATCAAGCGCGAGCTGGGCATCAACCGCGACGAGTTGTACAACCGCTGGAAAGAGTGGCTGCTCAACAAGTACACCCGCGAGCTCGAGGGGATCTACGGCAACGAGTACAAGGGCACCGAGATGGAGTTCTGGGACTGGCTGCCGCCCAAGGCCGAGCGCACCGATCAGGATAAGTGGATGGAGGGCATCCACAACCTGCAGGCCAAGTACAGCCCCGACGGCGAGTACCTGGCGTTCGCCTCGTCCGCCGGCTCGGGCAGCTACTACCCGAACCTTTACGTGCGCAAGACCCATCCCGATCTCGAAGAGAAGAACGACGAAAAGCCGGTCTTCGTGGCCAAGCTGCCCGCCGAGGGCTTCGACTGGTCGCCCGACAGCACGAAGATCGTCTACGTCAAGCACGCGGCGGAGCCCTACCGTCACGACTACCGCCAGGAAATCTTTGTCTACGATGTGGAGAAAGAGGTCCATACCCGCGTGACCCACCAGGTCCGTGCGTTCAACCCGGCCTGGTCGCCCACCGAGGACAAGATCGCCTTCACCGTGGCCAACAACGGCCAGCTGAGCCTGGCGATTCTCGATTACCCGAACTACGGCGGCTACTACAAGCTGGTCGAGTTCAACGATATGACCCAGTGCGGATGGCCGACGTTCAGCCCGGACGGAACCAAGATCGCCTTCCTGATGTACCGCCATGGACGGCAGGACATCTGGCTGATCAACTCCGACGGCACCGACCTGCGGCCGCTGACCTACGACCGTTTCGACAACCGCGACGCGTCGTGGATGCCCGACGGCAAGAGCATCGTCTTTTCCTCCGACCGCACGGGCATCTTCAATGTCTACAAGATGGACATCGAAACCCACGAGCTCACGCAGCTGACCAACGTTATCGGTGGCGCGTTCTGGCCGTGGATCAGCCCCAACGGCGAGGGCGAGACCGTAATAAACTACGCCTACTTCACCGCGCACGGCTTCCGGCTGCACGAGATGAAGTTCGACGAGTTCTACGGCAAGAAGGTCGAGGACTACTACTTTGACGTGACTGAAGAGGAAATCGCCGCCAACCTGGCCAGCCTCGACCCAATCCCCGAGATCGTCGGCCACGACTACGCGGTGTGGAACGGTCCGCTGGGCATCTGGCCGATCTGGGCCGAGCATCGTGGACGCTGGGTGATCTACCCCGAGTTCATGTACGAGGATCAGCGCTTCAAAGCCGGGTTCACAACGATCGCCATCGACCAGGCCGAACGTAACCTGGTGGTGGGCGAGATGCTGTTCGGCGAGGAGACCGAGTACCACCTGTGGTACGAGAACTACATGCTGCCGTTCACCACGTTCCTGAGCTTGCACCGGATCTTCCCGATCAACTCCTCGGAGTTCGACGCCCTGCACTTCAAGCTCAAGGCCTCGTTCGACGCGGCCTTCTACCTGATGGGCGCGCGCTATACGTTCAAAGGCAACAACTGGTACTTCTACTACTTCTTCAAAGACATCCGGGTCGAGCAGCCTGGTATGCGCATGCGGCAGTTCACCGGCCGCAGCCTCAACCTGGCCTACTCCAACGACTCGATTATCGACTACCGCCTGGACGGCAGCGCCAACCCGCGCGGAGGCTCGTCGTTCTTCTTTGAGTTCATGTACGCCAACCCCAACATCAAAGAGCCGTTTACCGGTGCTTCGATGGGTTCCGACCTGAGCGCGATCTACGGCGATACCGAGAACTACTACACCAAGTACGATACCGAGACCGACGACTCCCTCTATCCGTTGCCCGACTACGGCTACTGGGGATTCAACGTCAACTATCAGAAGTACTTCCCGATCCCGTTCTGGGGCACCACGCCCCGCAGCAAGTACGACCTGACCGCGGGCAAGGGTTGGGCTTACCAGTGGTACAAGCTGGACCACACCCTGAACTTCAAGTTCATCGGTGGGTTCGTGCATTCGACCGTTCCCGAGGACTTCGGCTGGGGCAACAGCTACGGCCGCGTTCACTGGTACGATCGCTTCGCTGCCGGCGGAATGACCTTCTCCGGCACGCGAGCCTACTCCAACAACGGAACCTTCCTCGGCTATGAGCGCTACACCCTCGAGGGTGAGACCATGGCCGTGGCCGGTCTGGAGTACCGCTTCCCGATCATTCGGGACATCGACACCAAGTTCGGACCGTTCTACTTCGACGCGGTCTACGGCGCGGTGTTCGGCGACGCGGGTAACCTCTGGTCCCATGTGAACAAGCAGAAGGACTTCTACAACCCGGCCAAGATCTTCGACGACAACGGCGACGGCGAGTTCACCCTTGCCGACGACTTGCTCTACGACGTCGGAGGCGAGCTGCGGTTTACGATGTTCCTGTTCAACGGATTTTGGAACAGCTTCATCAAGGTCGCCCACGGCTTCCAGGACGAGGAGCGGGATAAGTTCCCGGTCCGGTGGTACCTGGGTCTTGGCACCGACTTTGATTGA
- the tsaA gene encoding tRNA (N6-threonylcarbamoyladenosine(37)-N6)-methyltransferase TrmO has protein sequence MKSIEFKPIGIIRSPFKVQAGTPIKPRMGGATRGEVQLDPAYVAGLADLDGFEHIWLIYLCHDAGPCSLSVKPYLDDQAHGLFATRAPSRPNPIGISSVRLCAVRGNVLEVEGLDVLDQTPLLDIKPYVPGFDSIPQSRSGWIEGRTQRDTLADDRFKKGSGGHL, from the coding sequence ATGAAATCCATCGAGTTTAAGCCTATCGGCATCATCCGCAGTCCGTTCAAAGTGCAGGCCGGGACCCCGATCAAACCGCGCATGGGCGGAGCAACGCGCGGCGAGGTGCAACTCGATCCGGCCTACGTCGCGGGATTGGCCGACCTCGATGGTTTCGAGCACATCTGGCTGATCTACCTGTGCCACGACGCCGGTCCCTGTTCGCTGAGCGTCAAGCCCTACCTCGACGATCAGGCCCACGGGCTGTTCGCCACGCGCGCGCCGAGCAGGCCCAACCCGATCGGCATCAGCTCGGTGCGGCTGTGCGCGGTGCGCGGCAACGTGCTCGAGGTCGAGGGGCTCGACGTGCTCGACCAGACCCCGCTGCTCGACATCAAGCCCTATGTGCCGGGATTCGACTCGATTCCCCAATCCCGCTCGGGCTGGATCGAAGGACGCACCCAGCGCGACACGCTGGCGGACGACCGATTTAAAAAAGGAAGCGGTGGGCACCTTTGA
- a CDS encoding family 43 glycosylhydrolase, which translates to MRFPTLIILLLAIVAFPASVLGYSAPIDLPGAPSAADPHVLYHEGTYYLYPTTGFESDRLECWSSTDLEHWDYRGVIWGPVPAGWWNDGKIWAPHVERDPLSGRFYLYYTANEKIGMAVSDSPIGPFFDVFDHPFIGDGYGGCEFNAIDAFIWREPDGRLFIYYVGYEPWATIRVSSMPDYEHVDPWWIVLTRPLPLSWEGFINEGPWMFKRGNTYYLMYSGNGGNLPWYAIGFAVGSDPLGPFKKYVYNPILSTDVDRNFFAPGHHSLARTPEDPNQYLIFYHTKDSPLPGWERSVRIDRLQFSHGIPYVDPDDDDDDPAPEPPPVDDDSDDDDDLEWCGN; encoded by the coding sequence ATGCGTTTTCCAACTCTGATCATCCTCCTGCTGGCGATCGTTGCTTTTCCCGCGAGCGTGCTGGGCTATTCAGCGCCCATCGACCTGCCCGGCGCCCCCAGCGCGGCCGATCCGCACGTGCTGTATCACGAGGGCACGTACTACCTATATCCGACCACGGGTTTCGAGTCCGACCGCCTCGAATGCTGGAGCTCGACCGACCTTGAGCACTGGGACTATCGTGGCGTGATCTGGGGCCCGGTGCCCGCGGGTTGGTGGAACGATGGCAAGATATGGGCCCCGCATGTGGAGCGCGACCCGCTCAGCGGCCGCTTCTACCTTTACTACACGGCCAACGAGAAGATCGGCATGGCGGTCTCGGACTCGCCGATAGGGCCGTTCTTTGACGTGTTCGACCATCCGTTTATCGGCGACGGCTACGGCGGATGCGAATTCAACGCCATTGACGCCTTTATCTGGCGCGAGCCGGACGGCAGGCTGTTCATCTACTACGTGGGGTACGAGCCCTGGGCCACGATCCGCGTCTCGTCGATGCCCGACTACGAACACGTGGACCCGTGGTGGATCGTGCTCACACGGCCGCTGCCGCTGTCGTGGGAGGGGTTCATCAACGAAGGCCCCTGGATGTTCAAGCGCGGCAACACCTACTACCTGATGTACTCGGGCAACGGCGGAAATCTGCCGTGGTACGCCATCGGCTTTGCCGTGGGTTCCGACCCGCTGGGCCCTTTTAAGAAGTACGTTTACAATCCGATTCTATCGACCGACGTGGACCGCAATTTTTTTGCCCCAGGTCACCACAGCCTGGCGCGCACACCCGAAGACCCCAACCAATACCTGATCTTCTACCACACGAAAGACAGCCCGCTTCCCGGCTGGGAGCGCAGCGTGCGCATCGACCGCCTGCAGTTCTCCCACGGCATACCCTACGTGGATCCCGACGATGACGACGACGATCCCGCACCCGAACCCCCGCCAGTGGACGACGATTCGGATGATGATGATGATCTGGAGTGGTGCGGGAACTAG